A window of the Rhizobium sp. ACO-34A genome harbors these coding sequences:
- a CDS encoding L-asparaginase, producing MKKVVLVATGGTIASRYDAGRGDVGVGSTGSAFVDLARHRLPDVEVEAADFAAVGSYMLTLPMAFDLVKTIRAELARTDVDGVVVTHGTDTLEESAYLADLLIGSAKPVVFTGAQLAADDPESDGPRNFLSAVMVAASEEARGMGVLVVFEQEIHAARDATKTHASRVGTFGSMEHGKLGEIDLGRVIFHRRPLVASRFDNSEIEVNVDLVKLAMGLDARFIDCSVASGAKGIVIEAFGRGNVTPEVLKGIERALAAGVTVAVTTRCPSGRVAPIYTGSGGAGLERAGVHFLGDLSGIKARLLLAVVLASGLDEKARAEALAAASA from the coding sequence ATGAAAAAGGTCGTGCTGGTCGCGACGGGAGGCACGATCGCCTCCAGATACGATGCCGGACGAGGCGACGTGGGTGTCGGTTCCACCGGCTCCGCCTTCGTCGATCTCGCCCGCCACAGATTGCCCGATGTCGAGGTGGAGGCCGCCGATTTCGCCGCGGTCGGCAGCTACATGCTGACCCTGCCCATGGCCTTCGACCTCGTGAAGACCATCCGCGCAGAACTTGCCCGGACCGATGTCGATGGCGTCGTCGTCACCCATGGCACGGATACGCTGGAAGAAAGCGCCTATCTCGCGGACCTGCTCATCGGTTCGGCAAAGCCTGTCGTCTTCACCGGCGCGCAACTGGCGGCGGACGACCCCGAATCGGATGGCCCCCGCAATTTCCTCTCCGCCGTCATGGTCGCGGCCAGCGAGGAAGCGCGCGGCATGGGCGTGCTGGTGGTGTTCGAGCAGGAAATCCATGCGGCCCGCGACGCCACCAAGACCCATGCCTCGCGCGTCGGCACCTTCGGCTCCATGGAGCATGGCAAGCTTGGCGAGATCGATCTGGGCAGGGTGATCTTCCACCGCAGGCCACTCGTCGCCAGCCGCTTCGACAACAGCGAAATCGAGGTCAATGTCGATCTCGTCAAGCTCGCCATGGGGCTCGACGCCCGCTTCATCGATTGCTCCGTCGCCTCCGGCGCGAAGGGTATCGTGATTGAGGCCTTCGGGCGCGGCAATGTCACGCCAGAGGTGCTGAAAGGCATAGAGCGGGCGCTTGCGGCGGGCGTCACCGTCGCCGTCACCACCCGCTGCCCGAGCGGCCGCGTCGCGCCGATCTATACCGGCAGCGGCGGCGCGGGCCTCGAGCGCGCCGGCGTGCATTTCCTCGGCGATCTCAGCGGCATCAAGGCAAGGCTGCTGCTCGCCGTGGTGCTCGCCTCCGGTCTGGACGAAAAGGCCCGCGCCGAGGCGCTGGCCGCAGCCTCCGCCTGA
- a CDS encoding 4-hydroxyphenylacetate 3-monooxygenase: MARNGKSYLSSLNDGRSIYIDGRKVEDVASDPAFRNAAASVAALYDYQCDPANIEDMTFVSPTTGDAVNRAWELPQTYNALVRRRQAMERWAEQSCGMIGRSPDHVASTIAGFRMGLPVFQEYDPARAAAVESYYRYARDNDLFLSYVIINPQADKAKSAGNQPDKHLVASVVDEDSEGITIRGAKMLATSGVLADELLISGFQAMQAGDEAYAFTAAAPINSRGLTLMSRRSYEANAISAFDYPLSHRFDENDAVVYFDDVKIPWDRVFVNQDLRMSQAQWHSTRTHVFQNYQCIVRLMVKLRFLLGLARKVAETNNIINYPQVRETLGLMAAKVSNIEALVTAMELKGETYEGYFVPDRSLLCTAQVIAQTTYPEVVETIRNLSGGGLIMVPSSYEDFENPVTAGIIGKTQRSAVCDSEERVKLMKLTWDAIGSEFGSRHLQYEMFYSGPSFVTRGNSFRFYDWDNVKGFVEGFMDTYDLPKAAAVRPAAE; encoded by the coding sequence ATGGCCAGGAATGGAAAATCCTATCTTTCAAGTCTCAATGACGGTCGTTCGATCTACATCGACGGCCGCAAGGTAGAGGATGTTGCGAGCGACCCGGCGTTCAGGAACGCCGCGGCTTCCGTCGCCGCCCTCTACGACTACCAGTGCGATCCCGCCAATATCGAGGACATGACCTTCGTGTCGCCGACGACGGGCGATGCGGTCAACCGCGCCTGGGAACTGCCGCAGACCTACAACGCGCTGGTGCGCCGCCGGCAGGCGATGGAGCGCTGGGCCGAGCAGAGCTGCGGCATGATCGGCCGTTCGCCCGACCATGTGGCCTCCACCATCGCCGGCTTCCGCATGGGGCTTCCGGTCTTCCAGGAATATGACCCGGCCAGGGCGGCGGCGGTCGAATCCTACTACCGCTATGCCCGCGACAACGACCTGTTCCTCTCCTACGTCATCATCAATCCGCAGGCCGACAAGGCGAAATCGGCGGGCAACCAGCCCGACAAGCATCTCGTCGCCTCCGTGGTCGACGAGGATTCGGAAGGCATCACCATTCGCGGCGCCAAGATGCTGGCGACCAGCGGCGTGCTGGCGGACGAACTGCTGATTTCCGGTTTCCAGGCCATGCAGGCGGGCGATGAAGCCTATGCCTTCACCGCGGCGGCTCCGATCAATTCCAGGGGCCTGACCCTGATGTCGCGCCGCAGCTACGAGGCGAATGCGATATCCGCCTTCGACTACCCGCTCTCGCATCGTTTCGACGAGAACGACGCGGTGGTCTATTTCGACGACGTGAAGATCCCGTGGGACCGCGTCTTCGTCAATCAGGACCTCAGGATGTCGCAGGCGCAGTGGCATTCCACCCGCACCCACGTCTTCCAGAACTACCAGTGCATCGTGCGCCTGATGGTGAAGCTGCGCTTCCTGCTGGGCCTCGCCCGCAAGGTGGCCGAGACCAACAACATCATCAACTATCCGCAGGTGCGCGAAACGCTCGGCCTCATGGCCGCCAAGGTCAGCAATATCGAGGCGCTGGTCACCGCGATGGAGCTGAAGGGCGAGACCTATGAGGGCTATTTCGTGCCCGACCGCTCGCTGCTCTGCACGGCGCAGGTGATCGCCCAGACCACCTATCCGGAAGTGGTCGAAACGATCCGCAACCTTTCCGGCGGCGGCCTGATCATGGTGCCGTCCTCCTACGAGGACTTCGAAAATCCCGTAACGGCCGGGATCATCGGCAAGACCCAGCGCTCGGCGGTCTGCGATTCCGAGGAGCGCGTCAAGCTGATGAAGCTTACCTGGGATGCGATCGGCTCGGAATTCGGTTCGCGCCACCTGCAATACGAGATGTTCTATTCCGGCCCGTCCTTCGTCACCCGCGGCAATTCCTTCCGCTTCTACGACTGGGACAACGTTAAGGGCTTCGTCGAAGGTTTCATGGATACCTACGACCTGCCGAAAGCCGCCGCCGTCCGTCCGGCCGCCGAGTGA